The window CGGAATTCGTGTCGGTGACTATTTCGTCTGAAGCCGTCGGCGCACGGTTCGCCGCGCTCGCCGCGCAGGGCCGCAAAGCCTTCGTGCCCTACGTGACCGCCGGCCATCCCGACCGAGAGCGGTCGGTGGCGCTGCTCCAGGGTCTGGAAGCGGCGGGGGCCGACGTGCTCGAAGTGGGCGTGCCCTTCTCCGACCCCCTGGCCGATGGAGCGGTGATCCAGGCCAGTTCGCAGCGGGCGCTCACGCTGGGCGTCACCTACGACGCTGTGCTCGACATCATCGCACGCGCCCGCCTCTCAGTTCCCGTCGTCCTGTTCAGCTACCTGAACCCGATCCTGGCGGCCGGCCCCGATGCCCTGGAGCGGGCCGCGCAAGCGGGCGCGCACGGCATCCTCATCACCGATCTGCCCGTGGGCGCGGACCCGCAACTCGAACGATGGTTCGGCGCCGGGCCGCTCGCCTTCATCCGGCTGGTCGCGCCGACCACCCCGACCGAC of the Gemmatimonadaceae bacterium genome contains:
- the trpA gene encoding tryptophan synthase subunit alpha is translated as MTISSEAVGARFAALAAQGRKAFVPYVTAGHPDRERSVALLQGLEAAGADVLEVGVPFSDPLADGAVIQASSQRALTLGVTYDAVLDIIARARLSVPVVLFSYLNPILAAGPDALERAAQAGAHGILITDLPVGADPQLERWFGAGPLAFIRLVAPTTPTDRMREITTHGSGFVYLISRLGVTGVRSDLPPELPETVARLRAVTSLPIYVGFGVSGPEQAAAVARLADGVVVGSAIVRAADESVDRAVGLARSLRAAIDAI